In Phyllobacterium zundukense, one DNA window encodes the following:
- a CDS encoding succinate dehydrogenase iron-sulfur subunit gives MVELALPKNSQMRPGKTWDRPQGANNLREYRIYRWSPDDGENPRIDTYYVDLDDCGPMVLDGLLWIKNKIDPTLTLRRSCREGICGSCAMNIDGTNTLACTKGMDEIKGPVKIYPLPHLPVVKDLVPDLSNFYAQHRSIEPWLKTVSPEPAKEWLQSHEDRAKLDGLYECILCACCSTSCPSYWWNGDRYLGPAVLLQAYRWLIDSRDEATGERLDNLEDPFRLYRCHTIMNCAQTCPKGLNPAKAIAEIKKMMIERRV, from the coding sequence ATGGTTGAACTTGCACTTCCCAAGAACTCGCAGATGCGTCCCGGCAAGACCTGGGATCGTCCGCAGGGCGCGAACAATTTGCGCGAGTACCGGATATACCGCTGGTCGCCGGATGATGGCGAAAATCCCCGCATCGACACCTATTATGTCGATCTGGACGATTGCGGCCCGATGGTTCTCGATGGCCTGTTGTGGATCAAGAACAAGATTGATCCGACGCTGACGCTGCGCCGCTCCTGCCGTGAAGGCATTTGCGGTTCCTGTGCCATGAATATTGATGGGACCAATACGCTCGCCTGCACCAAGGGCATGGATGAGATCAAGGGACCGGTGAAGATCTATCCGCTGCCGCACCTGCCGGTGGTCAAGGATCTGGTACCGGATCTGTCCAACTTCTATGCCCAGCACCGGTCGATTGAACCGTGGCTGAAGACTGTGTCGCCCGAGCCCGCTAAGGAATGGCTGCAGAGCCATGAGGACCGCGCCAAGCTGGACGGTCTTTATGAGTGCATCCTTTGCGCCTGCTGCTCGACATCCTGCCCGAGCTACTGGTGGAATGGCGATCGCTATCTTGGCCCCGCCGTTCTGCTGCAGGCCTATCGCTGGCTGATCGACAGCCGCGACGAAGCTACGGGCGAGCGGCTCGACAATCTCGAAGATCCGTTCCGTCTCTATCGTTGCCACACGATCATGAACTGCGCGCAAACCTGCCCCAAGGGCCTGAACCCGGCCAAGGCGATTGCCGAGATCAAGAAGATGATGATCGAGCGGCGGGTCTGA
- a CDS encoding OsmC family protein has protein sequence MDRQATAIWKGALTDGAGTLDTQSGALKGLPYNFKARFQDESGTSGTNPEELLAAAHAGCFAMQLSHFLAENGTPAANLEAKAKVTIGPAAGGGFEITRSALTLVGDVPGIDEATFAKLAGQAKATCPLSKALGAIEVTLDAKLA, from the coding sequence ATGGACAGACAAGCTACAGCGATCTGGAAAGGCGCCCTTACCGACGGTGCCGGTACGCTCGACACGCAAAGCGGCGCGCTCAAGGGTCTTCCTTATAATTTCAAGGCACGCTTCCAGGATGAAAGCGGCACCTCCGGCACCAATCCGGAAGAGCTGCTGGCCGCAGCCCATGCCGGATGCTTCGCCATGCAGCTTTCGCATTTTCTCGCGGAGAATGGCACGCCGGCCGCAAATCTGGAGGCCAAGGCAAAAGTGACGATAGGCCCGGCTGCGGGCGGCGGCTTCGAAATCACCCGCAGCGCCCTGACACTGGTTGGCGATGTTCCAGGGATCGACGAGGCTACCTTCGCCAAGCTGGCCGGACAGGCAAAAGCCACTTGCCCGCTGTCAAAAGCCCTCGGGGCGATCGAGGTCACACTGGATGCCAAGCTGGCGTGA
- a CDS encoding aldo/keto reductase, translated as MKLKKLGRTDIDVTEICLGTMTWGVQNTEEDAHRQIDYALEAGINFMDTAEVYAIPSSAETYGKTENYIGTWFKKTGKRDQFVLATKVSGGGNSWIRNGTRPDRNSVREAVEGSLKRLQTDYIDLYQVHYPARGHYHFGSAWNYAPQKQDKNLVTTQIEEALAGLDDMVKEGKIRHIGLSNETAWGIGQWLKLAERSDLPRVASVQNEYSLIQRVFDLDLAELSHHEDVGLLAYSSLASGVLTGKYLDGKMPAGTRGAIQPGGLWRSNEHSAPAVKAYIDLARKHGLDVAQMAIAFALTRPFMTSVIIGATSMEQLKTDIWASQITLSPEILKEIDAIYRQYPRPL; from the coding sequence GTGAAACTGAAAAAGCTTGGCCGTACGGATATTGACGTCACGGAAATTTGCCTCGGCACGATGACTTGGGGCGTGCAGAACACCGAAGAAGACGCGCATCGGCAGATCGACTATGCGCTCGAGGCAGGCATCAATTTCATGGATACGGCGGAAGTCTATGCCATTCCATCAAGTGCCGAAACCTATGGCAAGACCGAGAATTATATCGGTACATGGTTCAAGAAAACCGGCAAGCGGGACCAGTTTGTGCTCGCTACCAAGGTCTCGGGCGGCGGCAACAGCTGGATCCGCAATGGAACACGACCGGACAGGAATTCGGTGCGTGAAGCGGTCGAAGGCAGCCTGAAGCGGCTGCAGACCGACTATATCGACCTCTATCAGGTGCATTATCCCGCTCGCGGCCATTATCACTTTGGCTCCGCCTGGAATTATGCCCCGCAGAAACAGGACAAGAACCTGGTCACGACGCAGATCGAAGAGGCGCTTGCCGGCCTTGATGATATGGTCAAGGAAGGCAAGATCCGGCACATCGGCCTTTCCAACGAGACAGCATGGGGCATTGGCCAATGGCTGAAGCTTGCCGAACGCAGCGACCTGCCGCGGGTTGCTTCCGTACAGAACGAATACAGCCTGATCCAGCGCGTGTTCGACCTCGATCTTGCCGAACTCAGCCATCACGAGGATGTCGGGCTGCTGGCCTACTCATCGCTGGCTTCGGGTGTCCTGACCGGTAAATACCTGGACGGGAAAATGCCGGCGGGAACGCGCGGTGCCATCCAGCCAGGCGGCCTTTGGCGCAGCAACGAACATTCCGCGCCTGCGGTGAAGGCCTATATCGATCTTGCGCGCAAGCACGGTCTCGACGTGGCGCAGATGGCCATCGCCTTTGCTTTGACGCGGCCGTTCATGACCTCGGTTATTATCGGCGCAACTTCCATGGAGCAATTGAAGACCGATATCTGGGCAAGCCAGATCACGCTGTCGCCGGAGATCCTAAAGGAGATCGACGCAATCTACCGCCAATATCCGCGTCCGCTCTAG
- a CDS encoding ubiquinone biosynthesis hydroxylase, with translation MVERSTDIIIAGAGYVGLATAVALKSSAPHLTVTVIDAAPAGVWRNDTRASAIAAAASRMLDRLGCWDAILPEAQPITEMIVTDSRTSDPVRPVFLTFNGEIEPGEPFAHMVENRVLNASLRAKAEELGIAFIEGAPVNGFEQGEAHLTVHYAKDKSLRTRLLIAADGVKSRLRDMAGIKTVDWEYGQSGIVCTVAHERPHHGRAEEHFLPAGPFAILPLKGNRSSLVWTERTADAERLIKEDDFVFEAELEQRFGLKLGELHVEGPRKSFPLGLTLARDFVKPRFALAGDAAHGIHPIAGQGLNLGFKDAAALAETIVDADRLGLDIGSVAVLERYQTWRRFDTVQMGVTTDVLNRLFSNDNVPVRALRDFGLGLVERMPRLKGFFIRQAAGLSTTAPKLLQGQPI, from the coding sequence ATGGTTGAACGAAGCACCGATATCATCATTGCGGGCGCAGGCTATGTCGGCCTCGCGACGGCCGTGGCGCTGAAATCATCGGCCCCGCACCTCACCGTTACCGTCATCGATGCGGCACCGGCCGGGGTCTGGCGCAACGACACACGCGCATCGGCGATCGCCGCCGCCGCGAGCCGCATGCTCGACCGGCTCGGCTGCTGGGACGCCATCCTGCCCGAGGCGCAACCCATCACCGAAATGATTGTTACCGATTCGCGCACCTCCGATCCGGTGCGGCCGGTATTCCTGACCTTCAACGGGGAAATCGAACCGGGCGAACCCTTTGCGCACATGGTGGAGAACCGCGTCCTCAACGCCTCGCTGCGGGCCAAGGCGGAAGAACTCGGGATTGCCTTCATCGAAGGCGCGCCCGTCAACGGTTTCGAACAGGGCGAGGCGCACCTGACTGTTCACTATGCCAAAGACAAGAGCCTGCGCACGCGGCTTTTGATTGCCGCCGACGGCGTGAAATCCCGCCTGCGCGACATGGCGGGCATCAAGACGGTCGACTGGGAATATGGCCAGTCCGGCATCGTCTGCACCGTCGCGCATGAGCGCCCGCACCATGGCCGCGCCGAAGAACATTTCCTGCCCGCCGGCCCCTTCGCCATCCTGCCGCTCAAGGGCAACCGCTCCTCGCTGGTCTGGACCGAACGCACCGCCGATGCCGAACGGCTGATCAAGGAAGATGATTTTGTCTTCGAGGCCGAACTCGAACAGCGTTTCGGCCTGAAACTTGGCGAACTACATGTCGAAGGCCCACGTAAATCGTTTCCGCTGGGGCTGACTCTGGCGCGCGATTTCGTCAAACCGCGCTTCGCGCTTGCAGGCGATGCCGCGCATGGCATCCACCCGATTGCCGGGCAGGGCCTCAATCTTGGCTTCAAGGATGCGGCAGCACTGGCGGAGACGATTGTCGATGCCGACCGCCTCGGCCTCGACATCGGCTCGGTGGCGGTACTCGAACGCTATCAAACATGGCGCCGCTTCGACACGGTGCAAATGGGCGTTACCACCGACGTTCTGAACCGGCTGTTCTCCAACGACAATGTGCCGGTCCGCGCCCTGCGCGACTTCGGGCTCGGACTTGTCGAACGGATGCCGCGGCTCAAGGGATTCTTCATCCGCCAGGCCGCGGGATTGTCGACGACAGCGCCCAAATTACTGCAGGGCCAGCCGATCTAG
- the tesB gene encoding acyl-CoA thioesterase II, producing MSDAMKELLSILDLETLEHNLFRGRSPQVGWQRVFGGQVIGQALVAAQRTVDPLRHVHSLHGYFMRAGDPKVPIIYEVDRIRDGSSFTTRRVVGIQHGHAIFSLEASFQIEEAGLEHQKPRPLDLTPPEQLISDKDLKEQYLQNAPANIRRYWEQDRPIELKPLSLTHYFSREKLPPEQNVWIRATGPVPEDRAVQAAVLAYLSDMTLLDTSLYAHGRSIFDRDLQVASLDHAMWFHRPCRFDDWLLYTADSPSTSGARGFNRGAIYSRDGTLIASTAQEGLIRVHPVE from the coding sequence ATGTCTGACGCCATGAAAGAGCTTTTGTCCATACTCGACCTTGAGACGCTTGAACACAACCTGTTTCGAGGTCGCAGCCCGCAGGTCGGCTGGCAGCGCGTCTTCGGCGGGCAGGTGATCGGCCAGGCGCTGGTGGCGGCGCAGCGCACCGTCGATCCACTCCGGCATGTGCATTCGCTCCACGGCTATTTCATGCGTGCCGGCGACCCGAAAGTGCCGATCATCTATGAGGTGGATCGCATCCGCGATGGCTCCAGCTTTACCACACGGCGCGTCGTCGGCATCCAGCACGGCCATGCGATTTTTTCGCTCGAAGCCTCGTTCCAGATCGAGGAGGCGGGGCTCGAGCACCAGAAGCCGCGGCCGCTCGACCTCACTCCGCCGGAACAGCTGATCAGCGACAAGGATCTGAAGGAACAGTATCTGCAGAATGCTCCGGCCAATATTCGCCGTTACTGGGAGCAGGACCGGCCGATCGAGCTGAAGCCGCTGTCGCTCACCCATTATTTCTCCCGCGAGAAGCTGCCGCCGGAGCAGAATGTCTGGATCAGGGCCACCGGTCCAGTGCCGGAGGATCGCGCCGTGCAGGCCGCCGTCCTTGCCTATCTCTCGGATATGACCTTGCTCGACACCTCGCTCTATGCTCACGGCCGGTCGATCTTCGACCGTGATCTGCAGGTGGCTAGCCTCGACCATGCCATGTGGTTTCACCGGCCCTGCCGTTTCGATGACTGGCTGCTTTATACGGCAGACAGTCCGAGTACATCCGGTGCGCGTGGGTTCAACCGTGGTGCAATCTATAGCCGTGACGGTACATTGATTGCATCGACCGCGCAGGAAGGCCTAATTCGTGTGCATCCTGTGGAATGA
- a CDS encoding P-II family nitrogen regulator: MKIVMAIIKPFKLDEVREALTAVGIQGLTVTEVKGYGRQKGHTEIYRGAEYAVSFLPKLKVEVAVASELVDTAVEAITTAAKTGQIGDGKIFVLSIEQAVRIRTGETDTDAL; encoded by the coding sequence ATGAAAATTGTGATGGCCATCATCAAGCCGTTCAAGCTGGACGAAGTGCGTGAAGCACTCACCGCTGTCGGCATCCAGGGCCTGACCGTCACCGAGGTGAAGGGTTATGGCCGCCAGAAGGGGCACACCGAGATTTATCGCGGCGCCGAATATGCGGTGAGCTTTCTTCCCAAACTGAAAGTGGAAGTAGCTGTCGCGTCCGAGCTCGTCGACACCGCCGTTGAAGCCATCACGACAGCCGCCAAGACCGGCCAGATCGGTGACGGAAAGATTTTCGTTCTCAGCATCGAGCAGGCCGTCCGTATCCGTACGGGCGAGACCGACACCGACGCGCTGTAA
- a CDS encoding ammonium transporter, with protein MKIPTSLTSAARSTLLGSLALTAFGSLAAFAQEAAPAAAEAAAAAPAFTVDKGDTTWMMLSTVLVLLMTIPGLALFYGGLVRSKNMLSVLMQVFTITALVMLIWVFYGYSLAFTPGNAFFGGLSKAFLAGVDVTTLSETFTKGVAIPELVFVVFQMTFACITPALIIGAFAERVKFSAVVLFVILWVTFVYFPIAHMVWFWGGPSAYSDPSGLIFSFGAIDFAGGTVVHINAGIAGLVGALMVGKRVGYKKDIMAPHSMTMTMIGASLLWVGWFGFNAGSNLEANAYAVLAMVNTFLATAAATVVWILLESFLRGKASMLGAASGAVAGLVAVTPAAGFAGPMGAIVLGAVVTFVCYFFVAVVKNKFDYDDSLDVFGIHCVGGIIGALGTGILVNPALGGAGIVDYSTADFAAGYAGTATQLWAQFKGVAVTLLWSGIGSAILYKIVDLIVGLRATPESEREGLDLTSHGEAAYHAS; from the coding sequence ATGAAAATTCCAACCAGTCTGACATCCGCGGCGCGCAGCACCCTTCTGGGTTCGCTGGCGTTGACCGCATTCGGTTCACTGGCTGCGTTCGCTCAGGAAGCCGCACCAGCTGCAGCCGAAGCCGCCGCCGCGGCGCCAGCCTTCACAGTAGATAAGGGCGACACCACCTGGATGATGCTATCCACGGTGCTTGTGCTGTTGATGACCATCCCGGGCCTCGCCCTGTTTTACGGCGGACTTGTTCGCTCCAAGAACATGCTTTCTGTTCTCATGCAGGTCTTCACCATTACAGCCCTCGTGATGCTGATCTGGGTATTTTATGGATACAGCCTTGCATTCACCCCTGGCAACGCGTTCTTCGGCGGGTTGTCAAAGGCGTTTCTTGCCGGCGTCGACGTAACGACGCTGTCCGAAACCTTCACAAAAGGCGTGGCCATCCCTGAACTGGTCTTCGTTGTCTTCCAGATGACCTTCGCTTGTATCACCCCGGCACTTATCATCGGAGCGTTCGCCGAGCGCGTTAAGTTCTCCGCAGTTGTTCTGTTTGTCATTCTGTGGGTTACGTTCGTCTATTTCCCGATCGCCCATATGGTCTGGTTCTGGGGCGGTCCAAGCGCATACTCGGATCCGTCGGGCCTGATCTTCAGCTTCGGCGCAATCGATTTCGCAGGTGGCACAGTCGTTCACATCAATGCCGGTATCGCCGGTCTTGTTGGCGCACTGATGGTCGGAAAGCGTGTCGGCTACAAGAAAGACATCATGGCGCCACACTCCATGACAATGACCATGATCGGCGCATCGTTGCTGTGGGTCGGCTGGTTTGGTTTTAACGCAGGTTCGAACCTCGAAGCAAATGCCTATGCAGTACTCGCCATGGTCAATACCTTCTTGGCGACCGCTGCCGCCACGGTGGTCTGGATCCTGCTTGAATCCTTCCTGCGCGGCAAAGCATCCATGCTTGGTGCTGCCTCGGGTGCAGTCGCTGGTCTGGTTGCCGTCACGCCGGCTGCCGGGTTTGCTGGCCCGATGGGCGCCATTGTACTCGGCGCGGTCGTGACCTTCGTCTGCTACTTCTTTGTCGCGGTTGTGAAGAACAAGTTCGACTATGATGACAGCCTCGACGTTTTCGGCATTCACTGCGTTGGCGGCATCATCGGTGCTCTCGGCACAGGTATCCTCGTCAATCCGGCACTGGGTGGCGCTGGCATCGTCGACTACTCGACGGCCGACTTCGCGGCCGGTTACGCAGGAACTGCAACCCAGCTTTGGGCGCAGTTCAAGGGCGTGGCGGTTACGCTTCTGTGGTCCGGCATCGGCAGCGCGATCCTTTACAAGATCGTCGACCTGATCGTCGGGCTGCGTGCGACCCCCGAATCCGAGCGTGAAGGTCTGGATCTCACCTCGCACGGTGAAGCTGCCTACCACGCCTCATAA
- a CDS encoding DNA translocase FtsK: MRQGYSASYAIEDERHGLTGIFRRQIHILWGLALFCFIAFAIGSLATWNVTDPSFSHATSNPVRNALGYPGAVFSDLGMQFFGLSMLVALMPALFWGGLFLTGRGVDRMPSRMMAWFGASLMAAAMAGCFAVPESWPMPIGLGGVFGDMVLKIPAIFIGTFPRGGLAMILVAILAIPTLWVFAFASGITYRDNEPAMPKKSTRHVAEEDDYDDEEDEDEGGGLLALGALTHWFLSTKALIRRISGHGAGLYNGARRIGARRHEDDFLDDIPVSRQKAASTGARREPGFYDEAPRIEAPSIDIGNDFDARSDRFDPVAFSDEEDDIDDWAPQAAPARPTAMPNKPVAARIDTPAPAPRAGARIQREAQASLIKSDAFEMPSLHFLSEPKNVVRNPSLSKEALEQNARLLEGVLEDFGVRGEIIHVRPGPVVTLYELEPAPGIKSSRVITLADDIARSMSAIAARVAVVPGRNAIGIELPNQTREMVYLRELLASRDFEQTKTKLALALGKTINGEAVIADLAKMPHLLVAGTTGSGKSVAINTMILSLLYRMTPEQCRLIMIDPKMLELSIYDGIPHLLTPVVTDPKKAVVALKWTVKEMEDRYRKMSKVGVRNIDGFNQRVEQAHKKGERIARTVQTGFDRATGEAVYETEELDLKPMPYIVVIIDEMADLMMVAGKDIEGAVQRLAQMARAAGIHVIMATQRPSVDVITGTIKANFPTRISFQVTSKIDSRTILGEQGGEQLLGMGDMLYMAGGGRIQRVHGPFVGDDEVEKIVQHLKLQGVPEYLDSITEEDDEDEGGGPAGTSNLEDSDDPYDQAVAVVLRDKKASTSYIQRRLGIGYNRAASIIERMEQEGLVGPANHAGKREILVPTEDDEF, encoded by the coding sequence ATGCGTCAAGGATACTCAGCGTCTTATGCCATTGAAGACGAGCGGCACGGGTTGACCGGCATCTTCCGCAGGCAGATTCACATCCTTTGGGGGCTGGCGCTGTTTTGCTTTATTGCCTTTGCCATCGGCAGCCTGGCAACCTGGAATGTCACTGACCCGAGTTTCAGCCATGCCACCTCCAATCCGGTGCGCAATGCGCTCGGATATCCCGGTGCGGTCTTCTCCGATCTTGGTATGCAGTTCTTCGGACTTTCGATGCTTGTCGCGCTTATGCCGGCGCTTTTCTGGGGCGGGCTGTTTTTGACCGGACGGGGTGTGGACCGCATGCCAAGTCGCATGATGGCCTGGTTCGGGGCGTCGCTCATGGCAGCAGCGATGGCCGGTTGTTTTGCGGTTCCTGAGAGCTGGCCGATGCCGATCGGCCTCGGCGGCGTCTTCGGCGATATGGTTTTGAAGATTCCAGCGATCTTTATTGGCACATTTCCCCGCGGCGGCCTTGCGATGATCCTTGTCGCCATTCTGGCCATCCCGACCCTCTGGGTCTTCGCTTTTGCCAGTGGCATTACCTATCGTGACAACGAACCGGCTATGCCCAAAAAATCCACGCGTCATGTGGCGGAAGAAGATGATTATGATGATGAGGAAGACGAGGATGAGGGCGGCGGTCTGCTTGCCCTTGGTGCTCTCACCCATTGGTTCCTGAGCACGAAGGCACTGATCCGTCGCATTTCCGGGCATGGTGCGGGTCTCTACAACGGAGCACGCCGTATCGGTGCCCGCCGTCACGAGGACGATTTTCTCGATGATATCCCGGTTTCGCGCCAGAAAGCAGCATCCACAGGCGCACGCCGGGAACCTGGATTCTATGACGAAGCGCCGCGGATCGAGGCACCATCTATCGACATCGGGAATGACTTCGATGCCCGGTCTGATCGTTTTGATCCGGTCGCGTTCAGCGATGAGGAGGACGACATCGACGATTGGGCACCGCAGGCCGCACCCGCAAGGCCAACCGCGATGCCGAACAAGCCGGTTGCCGCCCGCATAGATACGCCGGCACCAGCGCCAAGGGCTGGAGCGCGCATCCAGCGCGAAGCCCAGGCCTCATTGATTAAATCTGATGCGTTTGAAATGCCGTCGCTGCACTTCCTCAGTGAACCGAAGAATGTCGTCCGCAATCCATCTCTCTCCAAAGAGGCGCTTGAGCAGAATGCGCGGCTTCTGGAAGGCGTGCTCGAAGATTTCGGCGTGCGCGGCGAAATCATCCATGTTCGTCCGGGTCCCGTCGTCACACTTTACGAACTGGAGCCTGCACCCGGCATCAAGTCTTCGCGGGTCATCACGCTCGCCGACGATATTGCCCGCTCGATGAGCGCCATAGCCGCGCGTGTCGCCGTTGTGCCTGGACGCAACGCTATCGGCATCGAACTGCCGAACCAGACGCGCGAGATGGTCTATTTGCGCGAGCTTCTGGCAAGCCGCGACTTCGAGCAGACGAAGACCAAACTGGCTCTTGCCCTTGGCAAGACCATCAATGGCGAAGCGGTTATCGCCGATCTGGCAAAAATGCCGCATCTGCTCGTCGCCGGTACCACCGGTTCGGGTAAGTCCGTTGCCATCAACACCATGATCCTGTCGCTGCTTTACCGGATGACGCCGGAACAGTGCCGTTTGATCATGATCGATCCGAAAATGCTGGAACTGTCGATCTATGACGGCATTCCGCATCTGCTGACCCCGGTCGTCACCGATCCGAAGAAGGCCGTGGTGGCGCTGAAGTGGACGGTCAAGGAGATGGAAGACCGTTACCGCAAGATGTCGAAAGTCGGCGTGCGCAATATCGACGGCTTCAATCAGCGGGTCGAGCAAGCGCACAAGAAGGGCGAGCGCATCGCTCGCACGGTGCAGACCGGTTTCGACCGCGCGACGGGCGAAGCGGTTTACGAGACCGAAGAACTCGACCTGAAACCGATGCCCTATATCGTCGTCATCATCGACGAAATGGCCGACCTGATGATGGTTGCCGGCAAGGACATCGAAGGCGCGGTGCAGCGGCTGGCGCAGATGGCGCGTGCTGCCGGTATCCATGTGATCATGGCGACGCAGCGCCCGTCGGTTGACGTAATCACGGGTACGATCAAGGCAAACTTCCCGACCCGTATCTCGTTCCAGGTCACATCGAAGATCGATTCACGAACCATTCTTGGCGAGCAGGGCGGCGAACAGCTGCTCGGCATGGGCGATATGCTCTACATGGCTGGCGGCGGCCGTATCCAGCGTGTGCATGGACCATTCGTGGGCGATGACGAGGTGGAAAAGATCGTCCAGCATCTGAAACTGCAGGGCGTTCCGGAATATCTCGATTCAATCACCGAAGAGGACGATGAGGATGAGGGCGGCGGTCCTGCCGGAACCTCGAATCTGGAAGATTCCGACGACCCCTACGATCAGGCGGTTGCAGTTGTGCTTCGCGACAAGAAGGCCTCTACCAGCTACATCCAGCGCCGGCTTGGCATCGGTTATAACCGCGCCGCCTCCATCATCGAGCGCATGGAGCAGGAGGGACTCGTCGGCCCTGCCAATCATGCGGGCAAGCGCGAAATTCTGGTACCGACAGAGGATGATGAGTTTTGA
- a CDS encoding outer membrane lipoprotein carrier protein LolA, which translates to MTQTKAPVRTVGSLARASAVASMIGMGLLLGGTAALTTPAFAQAAPAGVSAAQEIANKFSSVKTLTGDFVQFGPRGEQTEGTFYIERPGKIRFNYNKPSPIRVISDGDSVVINNRKLDTWDLYPLSKTPLKLLLSDQINLSGGRVKSVKQESDMTTIVLGDKSVFGNSTITMMFDPKSYDLRQWTITDAQGLDTTVMITNVRTGVRFAADMFKIDYTRIAMKK; encoded by the coding sequence ATGACACAGACAAAAGCACCGGTGCGTACAGTTGGCTCGCTTGCCAGGGCTTCTGCGGTCGCGTCCATGATCGGCATGGGATTACTGCTCGGCGGCACAGCCGCTTTGACAACCCCGGCTTTTGCCCAGGCAGCGCCTGCCGGCGTGAGTGCGGCGCAGGAGATTGCCAACAAATTCTCGAGCGTCAAAACGCTGACTGGCGACTTCGTCCAATTCGGTCCGCGCGGCGAACAGACGGAAGGCACGTTTTATATCGAACGGCCGGGCAAGATCCGGTTCAACTACAACAAGCCATCGCCGATACGTGTCATTTCCGACGGAGATTCGGTGGTGATCAACAATCGCAAGCTCGACACGTGGGATCTCTATCCCCTGTCGAAAACACCGCTGAAATTGCTCCTCAGCGATCAGATCAATCTTTCCGGCGGCAGGGTCAAGTCGGTCAAGCAGGAGTCGGACATGACGACGATCGTGCTTGGTGACAAGTCGGTCTTTGGTAATTCGACGATCACGATGATGTTCGATCCGAAGTCCTATGATCTGCGGCAATGGACGATTACCGATGCTCAGGGCCTCGATACGACGGTGATGATCACCAATGTCCGCACGGGTGTGCGATTTGCTGCGGACATGTTCAAGATCGACTACACCCGCATCGCAATGAAGAAATAA
- a CDS encoding exodeoxyribonuclease III — translation MPFSVATWNINSVRLRLPLVLQFLADYQPDVLCLQETKCPDDLFPREAFHMAGYEHIEISGQKGYHGVATLSRRPLTEPARVGFCDIADCRHLSTVVATGSKRLRIHNFYVPAGGDEPDPEINPKFKHKLGFLDEMKAMNAVCGDGHASLLVGDLNIAPLETDVWSHKQLLKVVSHTPIETEGLEALRRQGGWSDLMRHHIPPSEKIYTWWSYRAADWAAADRGRRLDHIWGSPDLENDLTDITILREARGWDRPSDHVPVIARFNLD, via the coding sequence ATGCCTTTTTCCGTTGCTACCTGGAACATCAATTCGGTGCGCCTGCGCTTGCCGCTGGTTCTGCAATTCCTGGCGGACTACCAGCCGGACGTGCTCTGCCTGCAGGAGACGAAATGTCCGGACGATCTCTTTCCGCGTGAAGCGTTCCACATGGCGGGCTACGAGCATATCGAGATCAGCGGCCAGAAAGGCTATCACGGCGTTGCAACGCTCTCGCGCCGACCCTTGACGGAACCGGCCAGGGTCGGCTTTTGCGATATCGCGGATTGCCGGCATCTGAGTACGGTGGTTGCCACCGGATCGAAGCGCCTGCGCATCCATAATTTCTACGTGCCGGCCGGTGGCGATGAGCCGGACCCGGAGATCAACCCGAAATTCAAGCACAAGCTCGGCTTCCTCGATGAGATGAAGGCCATGAACGCCGTCTGCGGCGATGGGCATGCTTCCCTGCTGGTCGGCGATCTCAATATCGCGCCGCTCGAAACCGACGTCTGGTCGCACAAACAGTTGCTCAAGGTTGTGAGCCATACGCCGATCGAGACCGAGGGGCTCGAAGCCCTGCGCAGGCAAGGCGGCTGGAGCGATCTCATGCGGCACCACATTCCGCCGTCCGAGAAAATTTATACCTGGTGGAGCTACCGCGCCGCTGATTGGGCGGCGGCAGATCGCGGCCGGCGGCTCGATCATATCTGGGGTTCTCCGGACCTCGAAAATGACCTCACCGACATCACCATCCTGCGCGAGGCACGTGGCTGGGACCGGCCATCGGACCATGTACCGGTCATTGCCCGTTTTAATTTGGACTGA